Proteins found in one Triticum aestivum cultivar Chinese Spring chromosome 4D, IWGSC CS RefSeq v2.1, whole genome shotgun sequence genomic segment:
- the LOC123100799 gene encoding cytochrome P450 98A1-like, with the protein MDAASVLLPIVLALVAIPILLALLDWLRLPPGPCPWPVVGNLRQIKHVRCRCFQEWAEWYGPIFSVWFGSSLTVVVSTPELAKEVLKEHDQQLANRTRNRSTQRFSRNGQDLVWADYGPHYIKVRKLCNLELFTQKRLEALRPIREDEVTAMVASVHRAAIGPGNEGKPLVVRSHLAMVSFNNITRLVFGKRFMNANGDINEEGQEFKSIVNNGIKIGASLSIAEYVWYLRWLFPLNEELYKTHNERRDHLTKKIIEEHAKALKESGGKHHFVHALLTLREQYDLSDDTVFGLLWDIITTGMDTTVISVEWAMAELVRYPRVQKKLQEELDSVIGRDRVMSETDFQKLPYLLAVVKVGAYNIPKGADVTVNVWAIARNPDVWSNPLEYRPERFLEESIDIKGGDFRVLPFGAGRRVCPGAQLGINLVASMIGHLLHHFEWSLPEGTMPEDVDMMESPGIVTFMSTPLQAVAKPRLDKEELYNRVPVEM; encoded by the exons ATGGACGCGGCCTCGGTGCTTCTCCCCATCGTCCTGGCGCTGGTGGCGATCCCGATCTTGCTGGCGCTACTCGACTGGCTGCGCCTCCCGCCGGGCCCGTGCCCATGGCCGGTGGTGGGCAACCTACGCCAGATCAAGCACGTGCGGTGCCGCTGCTTCCAGGAGTGGGCGGAGTGGTACGGGCCAATCTTCTCCGTGTGGTTCGGCTCCTCCCTCACCGTCGTCGTCTCCACGCCGGAGCTGGCCAAGGAAGTGCTCAAGGAGCACGACCAGCAGCTCGCCAACCGCACCCGGAACCGCTCCACCCAGCGCTTCAGCCGCAACGGCCAGGACCTCGTCTGGGCCGACTACGGCCCGCACTACATCAAGGTGCGCAAGCTGTGCAATCTCGAGCTCTTCACACAGAAGCGGCTCGAGGCGCTGCGCCCCATCCGGGAGGACGAGGTCACTGCCATGGTCGCGTCTGTCCACCGCGCCGCCATCGGCCCCG GTAATGAAGGAAAGCCATTAGTTGTGAGGAGTCACCTTGCTATGGTGTCTTTCAACAATATAACACGGCTAGTTTTTGGGAAGCGGTTCATGAATGCAAATGGTGACATTAACGAAGAAGGGCAGGAGTTCAAGAGTATTGTCAACAACGGGATAAAAATAGGTGCATCTCTCTCTATTGCTGAATATGTTTGGTACTTGAGATGGCTGTTTCCACTTAATGAGGAGCTTTACAAGACCCACAATGAGAGAAGGGATCACCTGACCAAGAAGATCATAGAAGAGCATGCGAAGGCCCTTAAGGAAAGTGGTGGCAAGCATCATTTCGTGCATGCACTGTTGACTCTCAGAGAACAGTATGACCTTAGTGATGACACAGTTTTCGGACTTCTATGG GACATCATCACTACTGGCATGGATACAACAGTCATATCAGTCGAGTGGGCAATGGCAGAGCTGGTCAGGTATCCCAGGGTGCAGAAGAAGCTGCAAGAGGAGTTGGACAGTGTCATCGGCCGTGACCGCGTCATGTCCGAGACCGACTTCCAAAAACTGCCGTACTTGCTAGCCGTCGTCAAGGTCGGCGCCTACAACATCCCAAAGGGCGCTGATGTCACGGTGAATGTGTGGGCGATCGCTCGCAATCCCGATGTGTGGAGCAACCCGCTGGAGTACAGGCCGGAGCGTTTCCTGGAGGAGAGCATTGACATCAAGGGTGGTGACTTCAGGGTGCTCCCCTTCGGCGCGGGCCGGAGGGTGTGTCCTGGTGCGCAGCTGGGAATCAACCTCGTGGCCTCCATGATCGGGCACCTTCTGCACCATTTCGAGTGGTCTCTGCCAGAAGGCACCATGCCGGAGGATGTTGACATGATGGAGTCCCCCGGAATCGTCACGTTCATGAGCACGCCGCTGCAGGCTGTCGCCAAGCCGCGCCTGGACAAGGAGGAGTTGTACAACAGGGTCCCGGTTGAGATGTGA